A window of Bacillota bacterium contains these coding sequences:
- the atpD gene encoding F0F1 ATP synthase subunit beta: MAQHNRVGRVAQVLGAVVDVVFPEGELPDLFNAIEIPRSTEDGQARDGRPEVLVVEAAQHLGNNMVRCVAMDSTDGLVRGMPAYDTGGPITVPVGRAVLGRVLNVLGQPVDGAGAVETDLRLPIIRPAPAVAEVQPAREILETGLKVVDLLAPYPRGGKVGLFGGAGVGKTVIIMEMIRNIAYEHGGFSVFAGVGERTREGNQLYYEMKEAGVLDKTAMVFGQMNEPPGNRMRAGLAGLTIAEYFRDVEGQDVLLFIDNIFRFVQAGSEVSALLGRIPSAVGYQPTLATEMGQLQERIVTTKKGSITSIQAIYVPADDYTDPAPATTFAHLDATTNLERRIAERGIYPAVDPLASTSRLLAPEIVGEEHYRVARGVQQVLQRYKELQDIIAILGMEELSDEDKVIVARARKIERFLSQPMFVAEAFTGLPGVYVPLKETIRGFREILEGKHDELPEPAFYMVGTIDEAVEKARQIEKEGV; encoded by the coding sequence ATGGCCCAGCACAACCGAGTAGGGCGGGTGGCGCAGGTCCTCGGGGCCGTCGTGGACGTCGTGTTTCCGGAGGGCGAGCTTCCTGACCTCTTCAACGCCATTGAGATTCCCCGCAGTACGGAGGACGGCCAGGCCAGGGACGGGCGGCCCGAGGTGCTGGTGGTGGAGGCAGCGCAGCACCTGGGCAACAACATGGTGCGCTGCGTCGCGATGGATTCGACGGACGGGCTCGTCCGCGGCATGCCCGCTTATGACACCGGCGGCCCCATCACGGTGCCGGTGGGGCGCGCCGTGCTGGGGCGCGTGCTGAACGTGCTGGGGCAGCCCGTGGACGGCGCGGGGGCCGTTGAAACGGATCTCCGGCTTCCCATCATTCGACCGGCTCCGGCCGTGGCGGAGGTGCAGCCTGCCCGCGAGATCCTGGAGACCGGGCTCAAGGTCGTCGACCTCCTGGCGCCCTATCCACGTGGCGGCAAGGTGGGGCTGTTCGGCGGCGCGGGCGTGGGCAAGACGGTCATCATCATGGAGATGATCCGCAACATTGCCTACGAGCACGGCGGCTTCTCGGTCTTTGCGGGCGTCGGGGAGCGCACCCGCGAGGGCAACCAGCTTTATTACGAGATGAAGGAAGCCGGGGTCCTCGACAAGACCGCCATGGTCTTCGGCCAGATGAACGAGCCCCCTGGAAACCGCATGCGCGCCGGCCTTGCGGGCCTGACCATCGCGGAGTACTTCCGGGACGTCGAAGGCCAGGACGTGCTGCTGTTCATCGACAACATCTTCCGCTTCGTGCAGGCCGGCTCCGAGGTGTCGGCCTTGCTCGGGCGCATCCCGTCGGCCGTGGGCTACCAGCCAACCCTGGCCACCGAGATGGGGCAGCTCCAGGAACGCATCGTGACCACGAAGAAGGGCTCCATCACCTCGATCCAGGCCATCTACGTGCCGGCCGACGACTACACCGACCCGGCGCCGGCCACCACGTTCGCCCACCTGGACGCCACCACCAACCTGGAGCGGCGCATCGCCGAACGGGGCATCTACCCGGCCGTCGACCCGCTGGCGTCCACGTCGCGGCTTCTGGCGCCCGAAATCGTGGGGGAGGAGCACTACCGGGTGGCGCGGGGCGTCCAGCAGGTTCTGCAGCGCTACAAGGAACTGCAGGACATCATCGCCATCCTCGGCATGGAGGAACTCTCCGACGAGGACAAGGTGATCGTGGCACGGGCCCGCAAGATCGAACGCTTCCTCTCGCAGCCCATGTTCGTGGCGGAGGCGTTCACCGGCCTGCCCGGCGTCTACGTGCCGCTCAAGGAGACCATCCGGGGCTTCCGCGAGATCCTGGAGGGTAAGCACGACGAGCTGCCGGAGCCCGCTTTTTACATGGTGGGCACCATCGACGAGGCGGTGGAGAAGGCCCGCCAGATCGAAAAGGAAGGCGTCTGA
- a CDS encoding F0F1 ATP synthase subunit epsilon, producing the protein MPELMLLEVVTPQRLVLRERAEAVVVPSANGYLGVLPNHAPMVAVVGLGIVRFGQFHGAKRKMAVSGGFMEVAGNRVTILADTAELAEEIDVMRARAARDRALARLRTRAASIDYARAQRALARALNRLRAAGVEPES; encoded by the coding sequence ATGCCCGAGCTGATGCTGCTCGAGGTGGTCACGCCGCAGCGACTCGTGCTGCGGGAACGGGCGGAGGCCGTCGTGGTACCGTCGGCCAACGGGTACCTGGGCGTGCTCCCCAACCACGCGCCCATGGTGGCCGTGGTCGGGCTGGGGATCGTGCGGTTCGGACAGTTCCACGGGGCCAAGCGGAAGATGGCGGTGAGCGGCGGCTTCATGGAGGTCGCCGGCAACCGGGTCACCATCCTGGCCGACACCGCCGAGCTGGCCGAGGAGATCGACGTCATGCGGGCCAGGGCGGCGCGGGACCGCGCGCTGGCCCGCCTGCGAACCCGTGCCGCCAGCATCGACTACGCGAGGGCCCAGCGGGCGCTGGCACGCGCGCTCAACCGCCTGAGGGCGGCCGGCGTCGAGCCGGAGTCGTAA
- the flgG gene encoding flagellar basal-body rod protein FlgG produces MMRSLWTSASGMSGQQFTVDTIANNLANVNTAGFKKSRVDFQDLLYQTLRFAGTPVTAGAQIPTGIQVGHGVRPVATVKIFSQGTFRETDNPLDLVIEGDGFFQILLPDGTVAYTRDGAFKKDSEGRIVTSDGFVLEPEIIVPQDAVEVSVGSDGTVSAVLLGDSQPITIGTIELARFVNPAGLRSYGRNLFLATAASGQPIVGQPGMDGFGSIAQGFLEMSNVQVVEEMVNLILAQRAYDANSKAIQASDDMLNTANNLRR; encoded by the coding sequence ATGATGCGTTCTCTTTGGACATCCGCGTCGGGGATGTCGGGCCAGCAGTTCACCGTTGACACCATCGCCAACAACCTGGCCAACGTCAACACCGCCGGTTTCAAGAAGTCCCGGGTCGACTTCCAGGACCTGCTCTACCAGACCCTGCGGTTCGCAGGGACGCCTGTCACCGCGGGGGCGCAGATCCCCACCGGCATCCAGGTGGGGCACGGCGTGCGCCCTGTGGCGACGGTCAAGATCTTCTCGCAGGGCACGTTCCGGGAGACGGACAACCCGCTTGACCTGGTCATCGAGGGCGACGGGTTCTTCCAGATCCTCTTGCCGGACGGCACGGTCGCTTACACCCGGGACGGCGCGTTCAAGAAGGACAGCGAGGGGCGCATCGTCACCTCGGACGGGTTTGTCCTGGAACCGGAAATCATCGTGCCGCAGGACGCCGTGGAGGTGTCGGTGGGCAGTGACGGCACCGTCTCGGCCGTGCTCCTGGGCGACAGCCAGCCGATCACGATCGGCACCATCGAGCTCGCGCGGTTCGTGAACCCGGCCGGGCTGCGCAGCTACGGCCGCAACCTGTTCCTGGCCACGGCAGCTTCGGGGCAGCCCATTGTCGGCCAGCCCGGGATGGACGGCTTCGGTTCCATCGCGCAGGGCTTCCTGGAGATGTCCAACGTCCAGGTCGTTGAGGAGATGGTCAACCTCATCCTGGCGCAGCGGGCCTACGACGCCAACTCCAAGGCGATCCAGGCGTCCGACGACATGCTCAACACGGCCAACAACCTGCGCCGGTAA
- a CDS encoding rod shape-determining protein, which yields MLGADVGLDLGTASVIIYVRGRGIVLQEPSVVALDEERQQVLAVGQAAREMLGRTPGPIIAVRPLRNGVVAYYQITELMLRYFLRKALGQWTWVRPRLVACVPSAVTDVERRAISEACRQAGAREVHLISEPMAAAIGAGIEVQEPRGNMVVDVGGGTTDIAVISMGAEVVSDSVRVAGDHMDEAITRYLKRRHNLVVGERSAEDLKIQLGTVAPDSAESLPPQEVRGRDAVTGLPRTQVLTAEEVKSALMEPAQAIVGAVRQVLERTPPELAADIYERGVVMTGGGALLRGLDRLLSSETGLPVHVAEDPITCVARGTGKVLEVMQRARHLPAMPARRVL from the coding sequence ATGCTGGGCGCCGACGTGGGCCTGGACCTGGGCACTGCCAGTGTCATCATCTACGTTCGAGGCCGGGGTATCGTCCTGCAGGAACCCAGCGTGGTGGCCCTGGATGAGGAGCGGCAGCAGGTCCTGGCCGTCGGGCAGGCGGCTCGAGAGATGCTCGGGCGCACGCCCGGCCCCATCATAGCGGTTCGGCCCCTTCGCAACGGGGTCGTGGCCTACTACCAGATCACCGAGCTGATGCTGCGCTACTTCCTGCGCAAGGCCCTCGGGCAGTGGACGTGGGTGCGTCCCCGCCTCGTGGCGTGCGTCCCTTCGGCGGTCACCGACGTGGAGCGCCGTGCCATCAGCGAGGCGTGCCGCCAGGCCGGAGCCCGCGAGGTGCACCTCATCTCGGAGCCGATGGCGGCCGCCATTGGCGCCGGCATCGAGGTGCAGGAGCCCCGGGGCAACATGGTCGTGGATGTAGGCGGCGGCACCACCGACATCGCCGTGATCTCCATGGGAGCCGAGGTGGTCTCCGACTCGGTGCGGGTGGCGGGCGACCATATGGACGAGGCGATCACCCGCTACCTGAAGCGCAGGCACAACCTGGTGGTCGGGGAGCGTTCCGCCGAAGACCTGAAGATCCAGCTCGGCACCGTCGCCCCTGACTCCGCGGAATCGCTGCCGCCGCAAGAGGTGCGGGGCCGGGACGCGGTGACCGGCCTGCCCCGCACGCAGGTCCTCACGGCTGAAGAGGTTAAAAGCGCCCTCATGGAACCTGCGCAGGCCATCGTCGGGGCCGTCCGCCAGGTCCTCGAGCGGACGCCGCCTGAACTGGCTGCCGACATCTACGAGCGCGGCGTGGTCATGACCGGCGGTGGGGCGCTGCTGAGGGGCCTTGACAGGCTGCTGAGCAGCGAGACGGGCCTCCCCGTGCACGTGGCCGAGGACCCCATCACGTGCGTGGCCCGCGGCACCGGGAAGGTCCTGGAAGTCATGCAGCGGGCTCGCCACCTGCCGGCCATGCCGGCCCGGCGCGTCCTCTAG
- the atpA gene encoding F0F1 ATP synthase subunit alpha has product MAIRPEEITSVLKREIEQFQAEVAVEEVGTVIFVGDGIARLHGLQQCMASELLRFPGDLYGMALNLEEDNIGAVLMGPYAHLKEGDPVYRTGRIMQVPVGEALLGRVVNPLGQPLDGKGPITTDQFRPIESRAPGVIDRRKVSVPLQTGLKAIDSMIPIGRGQRELIIGDRQTGKTALAVDTIINQKGQGVICIYVAIGQKASTVAGVVDVFRRTGAMDYTIVVSAAASEPAPLLYIAPYAGCAMGEYFMYKGQDVLVVYDDLSKHAAAYREMSLLLRRPPGREAFPGDIFYLHSRLLERSAKLDDRLGGGSLTALPIIETQAGDISAYIPTNVISITDGQIYLETDLFYAGIRPAINVGRSVSRVGGDAQVKAMRQVAGRLRLDLSQYRELAAFAQFGSELDKATQARLVRGERVTEVLKQGQYQPMPVEEQVAVIFAGVNGHLDDMPVDQVQPFERQFLAYLRTERAEILRSIREKKALDDETVEQLKAAIGEVKARVQAASQQATGVTPVATPTR; this is encoded by the coding sequence GTGGCAATCCGGCCAGAAGAGATCACGTCGGTTCTGAAGCGGGAGATCGAGCAGTTCCAGGCGGAGGTCGCCGTCGAGGAGGTCGGCACGGTCATCTTCGTCGGCGACGGCATCGCCCGGCTGCACGGCCTGCAGCAGTGCATGGCAAGCGAGCTGCTGCGCTTTCCCGGCGATCTCTACGGGATGGCCCTCAACCTGGAGGAGGACAACATCGGGGCGGTCCTCATGGGGCCGTACGCGCACCTGAAAGAGGGCGATCCGGTTTACCGCACCGGGCGCATCATGCAGGTGCCGGTGGGGGAGGCGCTTCTGGGGCGGGTCGTCAACCCGCTGGGACAGCCTCTCGACGGCAAGGGGCCCATTACCACCGACCAGTTCCGGCCCATCGAGAGCCGGGCCCCCGGCGTCATCGACCGGCGCAAGGTGTCCGTCCCGCTGCAGACGGGCCTGAAGGCCATCGACTCCATGATCCCCATCGGGCGGGGCCAGCGCGAGCTCATCATCGGCGACCGCCAGACCGGCAAGACGGCGCTTGCCGTGGACACCATCATCAACCAGAAGGGCCAGGGCGTCATCTGCATCTACGTGGCCATCGGCCAGAAGGCGTCCACGGTGGCGGGGGTCGTTGACGTGTTCAGGCGCACGGGGGCCATGGATTACACCATCGTGGTCTCCGCTGCCGCCAGCGAGCCGGCGCCGCTTCTCTACATCGCCCCGTACGCCGGGTGCGCCATGGGCGAGTACTTCATGTACAAGGGACAGGACGTGCTGGTGGTCTACGACGACCTCTCCAAGCACGCGGCGGCCTACCGCGAGATGTCGCTGTTGCTGCGCCGCCCGCCCGGCCGTGAGGCGTTCCCTGGCGACATCTTCTACCTGCACAGCCGCCTGCTGGAACGTTCGGCCAAGCTGGACGACCGCCTGGGCGGCGGTTCGCTGACGGCCCTTCCCATCATCGAGACCCAGGCGGGCGACATCTCTGCCTACATCCCGACCAACGTCATCTCCATCACGGATGGCCAGATCTACCTGGAGACGGACCTCTTCTACGCCGGCATCCGCCCGGCCATCAACGTCGGCCGATCGGTGAGCCGCGTGGGCGGCGACGCCCAGGTCAAGGCGATGCGCCAGGTGGCAGGGCGGCTGCGCCTTGACCTGTCGCAGTACCGGGAGCTGGCCGCGTTTGCCCAGTTCGGGTCGGAGCTCGACAAGGCGACCCAGGCCCGGCTGGTCCGGGGCGAGCGGGTTACCGAGGTCCTCAAGCAGGGCCAGTACCAGCCCATGCCGGTGGAGGAGCAGGTGGCCGTCATCTTCGCCGGCGTCAACGGCCACCTGGACGACATGCCGGTCGACCAGGTGCAGCCGTTTGAAAGGCAGTTCCTGGCGTACTTGCGAACGGAGCGCGCCGAGATTCTCAGGAGCATCCGGGAGAAGAAGGCGCTTGACGACGAGACCGTCGAGCAGTTGAAGGCGGCCATCGGCGAGGTCAAGGCGCGGGTGCAGGCGGCCTCACAGCAGGCAACAGGCGTTACGCCCGTCGCCACGCCGACCCGGTAA
- a CDS encoding flagellar hook-basal body protein, producing the protein MVRGLFSAGSAMLVFSGRQDLLANDLANAATPGYRTEVAPVAAFPEMLIHRELRTVRTPRGLAGTGAYIERSYTRWDPAPARYTGRNLDLAIEGDGFFVVQSAAGPRLTRAGNFTIGSDGVLVTQDGLPVLGLDGPVRTGRVTDGEIAVTQEGAVMTEDGRFLGQILVVDVPDRQGLVREGSNLFRYTAESGGPVRVDARVQQGMLEGSGTSVIGTMVEMIAGMRAYQAAQQAVRAHDQMTEALIAQLGRTS; encoded by the coding sequence GTGGTGCGGGGCCTGTTCAGCGCGGGCTCGGCGATGCTGGTCTTCAGCGGCCGGCAGGACCTGCTCGCCAACGACCTGGCCAACGCGGCCACCCCGGGTTACCGGACCGAGGTCGCTCCGGTCGCCGCCTTCCCCGAGATGCTCATCCACCGGGAGCTGCGCACGGTGCGCACGCCGAGGGGACTGGCGGGCACCGGCGCGTACATCGAGCGCTCCTACACCCGGTGGGATCCGGCCCCCGCGCGCTACACCGGCCGAAACCTCGACCTCGCGATCGAGGGCGACGGCTTTTTCGTGGTGCAGAGCGCCGCAGGGCCGAGGCTGACCCGTGCGGGCAATTTCACGATCGGCAGCGATGGCGTTTTGGTCACGCAGGACGGCCTTCCGGTGCTGGGGCTCGATGGGCCGGTTCGGACGGGCAGGGTGACGGACGGGGAGATCGCGGTCACGCAGGAGGGCGCCGTCATGACCGAGGACGGCCGCTTCCTGGGCCAGATCCTGGTGGTGGATGTGCCCGATCGGCAGGGCCTGGTGCGGGAGGGCAGCAACCTCTTCCGCTACACGGCCGAATCAGGCGGCCCGGTGCGCGTCGATGCCCGCGTCCAGCAGGGGATGCTGGAGGGCTCGGGGACGTCCGTGATCGGGACCATGGTGGAGATGATCGCCGGTATGCGGGCGTACCAGGCAGCGCAGCAGGCGGTTCGGGCGCATGACCAGATGACCGAGGCGCTCATCGCGCAGCTCGGCCGGACGAGTTAG
- a CDS encoding flagella basal body P-ring formation protein FlgA, producing MMPSRSGAARASRIEAFVLAAAVGAVVVAALPAPSACAGSMPATAKDRGAARLVVELKPQAEVAGPAIRIGDVAVLVDGDPELWETVSRLEVGAAPLPGESRSISKAAIILRLRQARIDPGLIRWGTQAEETSVSAFGRALDRAPVTRGIEQYLAARRERDGGPDLTVLDLEVPERVLVPPGEIRAAVVSGPPVLRPGAAVFAVEVLVDGVAARRVWVRATLGTDGPDRGAPVDARDVPVRPQEGGSVPSGTPVTVLVRRGAVTVQLQGVLQGPARVGQAVQVRNATSGAVMHAVLVRPDLAVVAAPEGP from the coding sequence ATGATGCCGTCGAGGTCAGGGGCGGCCAGGGCATCCCGGATTGAAGCTTTTGTGCTGGCAGCGGCCGTGGGGGCGGTCGTGGTGGCAGCATTGCCGGCGCCGTCGGCTTGCGCGGGCAGCATGCCCGCCACCGCAAAGGACCGCGGTGCAGCCCGCCTTGTCGTGGAACTGAAGCCCCAGGCCGAGGTGGCGGGGCCGGCCATCCGCATCGGGGACGTCGCCGTCCTGGTGGATGGTGACCCTGAACTCTGGGAAACCGTGAGCCGCCTGGAGGTGGGCGCGGCGCCGCTTCCGGGAGAGTCGCGGAGCATCTCCAAGGCCGCCATCATCCTGCGGCTGCGCCAGGCACGCATCGATCCCGGGCTCATCCGGTGGGGCACGCAAGCAGAGGAGACCTCCGTCAGCGCCTTCGGGCGCGCCCTTGACCGCGCTCCGGTCACGAGGGGCATCGAGCAGTATCTGGCCGCCCGGCGGGAACGGGACGGGGGGCCGGACCTCACCGTGCTGGACCTGGAGGTGCCCGAGCGCGTGTTGGTCCCGCCCGGCGAGATCCGTGCGGCAGTGGTGAGCGGGCCGCCGGTGCTGAGGCCGGGAGCGGCGGTGTTTGCCGTTGAGGTCCTCGTGGATGGGGTTGCGGCCAGGCGCGTATGGGTGCGCGCCACGCTGGGCACGGACGGCCCGGATCGCGGGGCGCCGGTTGACGCCCGCGACGTCCCGGTGCGCCCGCAGGAGGGTGGATCGGTACCTTCCGGGACCCCGGTCACCGTGCTGGTGCGGCGGGGAGCGGTGACGGTCCAGCTCCAGGGGGTGCTCCAGGGGCCCGCCCGGGTCGGGCAAGCCGTGCAGGTGCGAAACGCTACGTCGGGGGCCGTGATGCACGCCGTGCTGGTGCGCCCCGATCTGGCGGTCGTCGCGGCGCCCGAGGGACCGTGA
- a CDS encoding M23 family metallopeptidase, translated as MKMPSAPQGPRPLKRLAVHALAWSAQRLRRLGRLAARARPAARLPALMLLFALGLGIGYLTWRYAPVSPPGPGSLSPLTQVGDTAPASLPGLSKATGAGMAGGGNAAGTGEQGVQASGTMTAGPAPGLSTSLPGSLVWPADGLVVATAGWRRHPERGDWRYLPGLELAVPSQAPVRAAAAGTVRSVDVQSDGFTVVLDHGQGWSTTYGRLSSVRVERAQGVTSGTIIGYGPRLPEVVPTLAGVYGVGGATQAAGEPGASIRAVISFAVYHGTESVDPLAVMPAASYRVAGPDEPEAYEPAGAGEPSGPSPVGP; from the coding sequence ATGAAGATGCCTTCTGCGCCGCAGGGCCCAAGGCCCTTGAAGCGGCTGGCCGTCCACGCTCTTGCCTGGTCGGCGCAACGCCTCCGGCGGCTCGGGCGGCTCGCGGCACGCGCCAGGCCAGCCGCCCGGCTGCCGGCGCTCATGCTGCTCTTCGCGCTGGGGCTGGGCATCGGCTATCTCACCTGGCGGTATGCACCGGTGAGCCCGCCCGGTCCGGGTTCGCTCTCGCCCCTGACACAGGTGGGTGACACGGCACCGGCCAGCCTGCCGGGGCTATCGAAGGCAACGGGCGCGGGCATGGCGGGCGGCGGGAATGCCGCCGGAACCGGCGAGCAAGGGGTGCAGGCGTCGGGCACCATGACGGCAGGGCCAGCACCGGGCCTTTCCACGTCGCTTCCGGGGTCGCTGGTGTGGCCGGCGGACGGCCTGGTGGTCGCTACGGCCGGATGGCGGCGCCACCCGGAACGCGGCGACTGGCGCTACCTGCCGGGGCTTGAGCTGGCGGTGCCTTCCCAGGCCCCCGTGCGCGCGGCCGCGGCCGGCACCGTCCGGTCGGTTGACGTCCAAAGCGACGGCTTCACCGTGGTGCTGGATCATGGACAGGGGTGGAGCACGACCTACGGGCGGCTGTCGAGCGTGCGCGTTGAACGCGCGCAGGGCGTCACGTCCGGCACGATCATCGGGTACGGCCCGCGCCTGCCTGAGGTGGTGCCGACGCTGGCCGGCGTTTACGGCGTAGGCGGGGCGACCCAGGCGGCCGGTGAGCCCGGTGCAAGCATTCGGGCCGTCATCTCGTTCGCCGTCTACCACGGCACCGAAAGCGTCGATCCCCTGGCGGTGATGCCAGCCGCCTCGTACAGGGTCGCCGGCCCTGACGAGCCGGAGGCGTATGAGCCGGCCGGCGCAGGTGAGCCGTCCGGGCCGTCGCCCGTGGGGCCGTGA
- the spoIIID gene encoding sporulation transcriptional regulator SpoIIID: protein MRDYIRKRVVDISHYIISTRATVRQAATVFGVSKSTVHKDMTERLPRLNKDLARQVKRVLDRNKAERHIRGGEATRAKYQKQRKVS, encoded by the coding sequence ATGCGGGATTACATCCGCAAGCGGGTGGTCGACATCAGCCACTACATCATCTCCACTCGGGCCACGGTCCGCCAGGCTGCCACGGTCTTCGGGGTGAGCAAGAGCACGGTGCACAAGGACATGACCGAGAGACTTCCCCGCTTGAACAAGGATCTGGCGCGCCAGGTGAAGCGGGTCCTCGACCGTAACAAGGCCGAACGCCACATCCGTGGCGGCGAGGCCACCAGGGCCAAGTACCAGAAACAGCGCAAAGTCTCCTGA
- the atpG gene encoding ATP synthase F1 subunit gamma, which yields MAGQSVRDIRRRIQSVQNTQQVTKAMEMVSAAKLRRAQARTLAARPFANRIAEVLARVVGTTLKANPAVARAHPLLQVRENGRTLLCVIAADRGLAGGYNANVGRAMEAVLRAQSGEGRSVEVVAVGRKVRDHLRRTGRRPYKQFINLGDHVEYTKAQEVARALVEPYVAGEFDRLVLLFSQFVSPSVARPVLYPLLPIPEEGPKPWPLSERGGSWPPLARDGRPAGGGEGDRRGGPQARAQKRERWQPPYIYEPSLDAVIGVLLERYIDVEVYRALLEAKASEHGARMTAMRNASDNAQEMIEALTLSFNRARQAGITKEIMEIVGGAEAQAAQA from the coding sequence GTGGCCGGGCAGTCCGTCCGGGATATCAGGCGGCGCATCCAGAGCGTGCAGAACACGCAGCAGGTGACCAAGGCCATGGAGATGGTCTCGGCCGCCAAGCTGCGCCGGGCCCAGGCCCGCACCCTGGCCGCCCGCCCCTTTGCCAACCGCATTGCCGAGGTGCTGGCGCGGGTGGTCGGCACCACCCTCAAGGCCAACCCTGCAGTGGCGCGCGCTCATCCGCTGCTGCAGGTGCGGGAGAACGGGCGGACGCTTTTGTGCGTCATCGCCGCGGACAGGGGCCTTGCCGGCGGGTACAACGCCAACGTCGGGCGCGCCATGGAGGCCGTGTTGCGGGCGCAAAGCGGCGAGGGTCGCTCGGTGGAGGTGGTGGCCGTCGGGCGCAAGGTGCGGGACCACCTTCGCCGGACAGGCCGCCGGCCGTACAAGCAATTCATCAACCTGGGCGACCACGTGGAGTACACCAAGGCCCAGGAGGTGGCGCGGGCCCTCGTCGAGCCGTACGTGGCCGGCGAGTTCGACAGGTTGGTGCTGCTGTTCTCGCAGTTCGTGAGCCCTTCTGTGGCGAGGCCGGTTCTCTATCCGCTCTTGCCCATCCCGGAGGAGGGGCCGAAGCCGTGGCCTCTCAGCGAGCGCGGTGGCAGCTGGCCGCCGCTGGCCCGGGACGGCCGGCCGGCCGGGGGCGGCGAGGGGGACCGCCGTGGAGGCCCTCAGGCGAGGGCGCAGAAGCGGGAGCGGTGGCAGCCCCCGTACATCTACGAGCCGTCGCTCGATGCGGTCATCGGCGTCCTGCTCGAGCGCTACATCGACGTCGAGGTCTACAGGGCGCTGCTCGAGGCCAAGGCCAGCGAGCATGGGGCGCGCATGACGGCCATGCGCAACGCAAGCGACAACGCCCAGGAGATGATTGAAGCGTTGACGCTTTCGTTCAACCGGGCCCGCCAGGCGGGCATCACCAAAGAGATCATGGAGATCGTGGGCGGCGCCGAAGCGCAGGCGGCGCAAGCCTAG